A part of bacterium genomic DNA contains:
- a CDS encoding TraR/DksA family transcriptional regulator → MTDKKPRLYKPEDAPHFKQLLIERRTKILKDLGFIEETAIKNSLQDYTGDQSTYSFHMADQGTDAQEREKAIMFAGREGKYLTQIDSALKRIEDGTYGVCSTTGQPIEYARLEAIPTTTKCAAAKLSENERL, encoded by the coding sequence ATGACAGACAAGAAACCTCGGTTGTACAAGCCGGAAGATGCACCGCATTTCAAGCAGCTCTTGATTGAACGTCGAACCAAGATTTTGAAGGATCTCGGCTTCATCGAAGAAACTGCGATCAAGAATTCCTTGCAAGACTACACCGGCGATCAATCGACCTATTCGTTTCACATGGCGGATCAAGGCACTGACGCCCAAGAACGGGAAAAGGCAATCATGTTTGCCGGACGCGAAGGCAAATACTTGACCCAAATCGATTCAGCACTCAAGCGGATCGAAGATGGCACGTATGGTGTTTGCTCTACAACCGGCCAGCCGATTGAATATGCCAGGTTGGAAGCGATTCCTACCACGACGAAATGTGCGGCTGCCAAGTTATCGGAAAATGAGCGATTGTGA
- the lspA gene encoding signal peptidase II: protein MIDVKTVVKNTPKAAVLWYLFALVWIALDQWTKYLAIHHLKTIAFKPLMGDLLRLSYAENTGMAFSISIFPPVVLLLVNCIAAVVIAVIIWRVPLGFVKSGALALIMAGALGNAIDRFRFGYVVDFIDADFPDFIMHRWPIFNLADSGISIGVTLFVLLVLLEKPSPESKPLATKVSDPTS, encoded by the coding sequence GTGATTGATGTGAAGACTGTAGTTAAGAATACTCCGAAAGCGGCAGTGCTTTGGTATCTGTTCGCATTGGTTTGGATTGCCTTGGATCAATGGACGAAGTATCTGGCAATTCACCATCTGAAAACCATCGCATTCAAACCGCTGATGGGCGACCTCTTGCGGCTCAGCTACGCGGAGAATACCGGGATGGCGTTTAGTATCTCGATTTTTCCGCCCGTGGTTTTATTGTTGGTGAACTGCATAGCCGCAGTTGTGATCGCAGTGATTATATGGCGAGTTCCGCTTGGTTTTGTGAAATCGGGAGCGCTTGCTCTCATCATGGCAGGCGCGTTGGGTAATGCTATCGACCGGTTCCGGTTTGGTTATGTGGTCGATTTCATCGACGCCGATTTTCCCGATTTCATTATGCACCGATGGCCAATCTTCAATCTTGCCGATAGCGGCATCTCCATCGGTGTTACTTTGTTTGTTCTGTTGGTTTTACTGGAAAAACCGAGTCCTGAATCAAAACCGCTCGCGACGAAAGTGTCCGATCCAACCTCATGA